The following proteins are encoded in a genomic region of Natronorubrum halophilum:
- a CDS encoding alpha-N-arabinofuranosidase, with translation MTDARIAVHTAASIDRIEPEVHGHFAEHLGRCIYDGIWHSDGADETGFREDTVSLLADLDLPVLRWPGGCFADDYHWEDGVGPRDERPRRRNLFWAQGPEEAPEESNAFGSDEFLELCERIGTEPYLAANVGSGDPQEAANWVEYCNYDGDTELADRRRENGHEEPYGVKYWGLGNENWGCGGRMTPEQYAREYRRFATYVGTMDNLMLDHELELIACGFEGHEWNRRFLEEVSGAPWGASFPLDHLTLHHYYGRTMTVAESDEDQYDTFLADALEMETHIEKMAAAINAVATTRDIGVIVDEWGSWHPEATADNGLEQPGTVLDALSAAAVLDIFNDNSDVVTMSNIAQTVNVLQCLVETDADDAWARPTYRVFDLYAPHKGNEAVQTTVSAPSRELVDDSEDRELTLVRASASIGDDETYVTLTNLDCREDHTVEITLEGASLSEGDVRAEILFADQEPDLEVTSDNADAFTAAELAVSVDGDGSIVAELPPSTVAAVTIE, from the coding sequence TTCATACTGCGGCGAGTATCGACCGAATCGAACCCGAAGTACACGGTCACTTTGCCGAACACCTCGGCCGCTGCATCTACGACGGGATCTGGCACAGCGACGGCGCCGACGAGACCGGCTTCCGTGAAGACACCGTCTCCCTTCTGGCCGACCTCGACCTCCCCGTCCTTCGATGGCCGGGCGGCTGTTTCGCCGACGACTACCACTGGGAAGACGGCGTCGGACCGCGGGACGAACGACCGCGCCGTCGGAACCTCTTCTGGGCGCAGGGGCCGGAAGAGGCGCCCGAGGAGTCGAACGCTTTCGGCTCCGACGAGTTCCTCGAACTCTGCGAGCGCATCGGTACCGAGCCCTACCTCGCGGCGAACGTCGGCTCCGGCGACCCGCAGGAGGCGGCGAACTGGGTCGAGTACTGCAACTACGACGGCGACACCGAACTCGCGGACCGACGCCGGGAAAACGGCCACGAGGAGCCGTACGGCGTCAAATACTGGGGTCTCGGAAACGAGAACTGGGGCTGTGGCGGCCGGATGACGCCCGAACAGTACGCCCGTGAGTATCGTCGGTTCGCGACCTACGTCGGAACCATGGATAACCTGATGCTCGACCACGAACTCGAACTCATCGCCTGCGGGTTCGAGGGCCACGAGTGGAACCGCCGCTTCCTGGAAGAGGTCAGCGGCGCGCCGTGGGGAGCGTCGTTCCCGCTCGACCACCTCACATTGCACCACTACTACGGTCGCACGATGACCGTCGCCGAGTCCGACGAGGACCAGTACGACACCTTCCTCGCCGACGCCCTCGAGATGGAAACCCACATCGAGAAGATGGCCGCGGCGATCAACGCGGTGGCGACGACCCGCGACATCGGCGTTATCGTCGACGAGTGGGGCTCCTGGCACCCCGAGGCCACGGCCGACAACGGCCTCGAGCAACCCGGAACCGTCCTCGACGCGCTCTCGGCGGCGGCCGTCCTCGATATCTTCAACGACAACAGCGACGTCGTGACGATGTCGAACATCGCCCAGACCGTCAACGTCCTCCAGTGTCTCGTCGAGACCGACGCGGACGACGCCTGGGCGCGTCCAACCTACCGCGTCTTCGATCTCTACGCCCCGCACAAGGGCAACGAAGCCGTCCAGACGACCGTCTCCGCGCCGAGTCGCGAACTCGTCGACGACAGCGAAGACCGCGAACTGACCCTCGTCCGTGCCTCCGCCTCGATCGGCGACGACGAGACGTACGTCACCCTCACGAACCTCGACTGTCGCGAGGACCACACCGTCGAGATCACCCTCGAGGGCGCGAGCCTCTCCGAAGGCGACGTCCGCGCCGAAATCCTGTTCGCCGATCAGGAGCCCGATCTCGAGGTCACGTCCGACAACGCCGACGCGTTCACCGCCGCGGAGCTGGCGGTCTCGGTCGACGGCGACGGCTCGATCGTCGCGGAACTGCCGCCATCGACGGTCGCGGCGGTCACCATCGAGTAA
- a CDS encoding universal stress protein produces the protein MDRALAVVESTDSAKRLVRDAGELVAQTGGELVLLATMNEDEYEHTLETMSTIADVEGTSYSSADVTESGRQFVRDIAETELTDLDVEYEPLCIVVEDGQRARRIVATAAERDCDHVFVTGRKRSPTGKAIFGDTAQRVILDFDGPVTVVTD, from the coding sequence ATGGATCGTGCACTCGCGGTAGTCGAATCGACCGATTCCGCCAAGCGATTGGTTCGGGACGCCGGCGAGCTCGTGGCACAAACCGGTGGCGAACTCGTCCTCCTCGCGACGATGAACGAAGACGAGTACGAACACACGCTCGAGACGATGTCGACGATCGCCGACGTCGAAGGCACGTCGTACTCCTCGGCGGACGTCACGGAAAGCGGACGGCAGTTCGTCAGGGATATCGCCGAGACTGAACTGACCGATCTCGACGTCGAGTACGAGCCGCTCTGTATCGTCGTCGAAGACGGCCAGCGGGCGCGACGGATCGTCGCGACCGCGGCGGAACGCGACTGCGATCACGTTTTCGTCACGGGGCGGAAACGCTCACCGACGGGGAAAGCGATCTTCGGCGATACGGCACAGCGCGTGATTCTCGACTTCGACGGCCCCGTCACCGTCGTTACTGACTGA
- a CDS encoding family 4 glycosyl hydrolase yields MAQAIHSSTAVDPNDITIAYLGGGSRQWAPNLIQDLAQSDLDGRVRLYDEYYESAERNARFGNWVQEREGAVADWSYEATGSLETALAGADVVILSTQYDPAETFVHDLDVPERYGIYGAVAATIGPGGIFRAMRTVPLYRTFAAAIREHCPDAWVFNYTNPVHFVTRALYDEYPDINALGLCHEVLGTRHRLARYAREHLDMDAERSDVSVNVKGINHFTWVDEARCKGVDLWPVLEELRDGAEGHRTFTTEDLADENVFVDNWQVTWELFRRFGVLPAAGDRHLVEYATWFIRDGKEGLNRWGVKRTGSDYRAKHWTPAESDQTTDVEAWLTGEREFELSESNEVFVDILAALAGRDDYVTNVNLPNTGQVSDLQNDAVVETNALVRANEVKPMAAGGFPRPVRSVIRGHIDTIETVIEASADSDVDDAFQGFLIDQQIRTLQTEDARELFAELVAAEESYLQDWDLEDSAVLEEADAYPVE; encoded by the coding sequence ATGGCTCAAGCGATTCACTCGAGCACAGCGGTCGATCCGAACGACATCACGATCGCGTACCTCGGCGGTGGAAGCCGGCAGTGGGCGCCGAACCTCATCCAGGACCTCGCGCAGTCGGACCTCGACGGACGGGTACGGCTCTACGACGAGTACTACGAGAGCGCGGAACGGAACGCGCGATTCGGGAACTGGGTGCAAGAGCGGGAGGGCGCGGTTGCCGACTGGTCGTACGAGGCGACGGGTTCGCTCGAGACGGCGCTCGCCGGCGCGGACGTCGTCATCCTGTCGACCCAGTACGATCCGGCGGAGACGTTCGTCCACGACCTCGACGTTCCCGAACGGTACGGCATCTACGGCGCCGTCGCGGCGACCATCGGACCCGGCGGCATCTTCCGTGCGATGCGGACGGTCCCGCTCTACCGCACGTTCGCCGCCGCGATCCGCGAGCACTGTCCCGACGCCTGGGTGTTCAACTACACGAATCCCGTCCACTTCGTGACGCGAGCGCTGTACGACGAGTACCCCGACATCAACGCGCTCGGCCTGTGTCACGAGGTACTCGGTACCCGCCACCGCCTCGCGCGCTACGCTCGGGAGCACCTCGACATGGACGCGGAGCGGAGCGACGTCTCGGTTAACGTCAAGGGGATCAACCACTTCACGTGGGTCGACGAGGCGCGCTGCAAGGGCGTCGATCTCTGGCCGGTGCTCGAGGAACTCCGCGACGGCGCGGAGGGCCACCGGACGTTCACGACCGAGGACCTCGCCGACGAGAACGTGTTCGTCGACAACTGGCAGGTGACCTGGGAGCTGTTCCGCCGGTTCGGCGTCCTCCCCGCCGCGGGCGACCGCCACCTCGTCGAGTACGCGACCTGGTTCATCCGGGACGGCAAGGAGGGACTCAACCGCTGGGGCGTCAAGCGTACCGGAAGCGACTACCGGGCCAAACACTGGACGCCCGCCGAGTCGGACCAGACGACCGACGTCGAGGCGTGGCTGACCGGCGAGCGCGAGTTCGAACTGAGCGAGTCGAACGAGGTCTTCGTCGACATTCTCGCGGCGCTCGCGGGGCGGGACGACTACGTGACCAACGTCAACCTGCCGAACACGGGCCAAGTATCGGACCTCCAGAACGACGCGGTCGTCGAGACGAACGCGCTCGTCCGGGCGAACGAGGTCAAGCCGATGGCGGCCGGCGGCTTCCCGCGTCCCGTTCGTAGCGTCATCCGCGGACACATCGACACCATCGAGACGGTCATCGAGGCCTCCGCCGACAGCGACGTCGACGACGCGTTCCAGGGATTCCTCATCGACCAGCAGATCCGCACCCTTCAGACCGAGGACGCCCGCGAGCTGTTCGCGGAACTCGTCGCCGCGGAGGAATCGTACTTACAGGACTGGGATCTCGAGGACTCGGCCGTTCTCGAGGAAGCTGACGCCTACCCCGTCGAGTAA
- a CDS encoding ABC transporter permease subunit, whose translation MSNWLIKRVGQGVLTILVVFHLTFVLVRFMPGNPFEAMYAQMLSDNPSNPDAARRLVELTINIHPDDPMHVQYVEYMSSMLQGDLGHSLSQNQSVNQILAEAVPWTIFYMSIAMIITFVTSICLGAIMAYYEGSKFDTAMTVVAVIESSTPYYVAALLLSFVFAYQLGWFPTGARYPGGADIGLNAEFVLGALRHASLPVLSLIVTGAAASLGMRGNSISVLGADHIRVARLRGLPPTRIALRYVMRNALLPLYTGLLLTIGFMIGGSIILEDIFTYRGMGWYMFEGVQNRDYPLMVGGFTVICITVVIAMFVADLTYSRIDPRAKTGGDDMQVYGSSAGVPLRTQFKRYIRRLTNNTTEPRADGGTTDHAFFGEERAIDVDRRDVLYRKFDRSIYAPAKIVLSDWRGFLGVTITIAFVLLGTLGPRFVHSPTATFETWVSPLDGNLSHPLGTTNTGADILSLMVHGTTPVLIMITAGAIATVVLGVGIGATAGFRGGTTDRVLMTLCDIVVSIPGLPLIIVIAAIIEPRHPAMVGLVLSVAAWGGLGRSIRSEVLKVRSQEYVEAARSMGVGTVSTIVKDILPNIWPYVLINLANHARNIIFASVALYYLGFLPVSTQNWGVVLNNAEEAHALYSVGQIHYILAPTLFIIGLSMGLILIAQALDRISNPRIRARHAKSVDDDEPV comes from the coding sequence ATGTCCAATTGGCTAATCAAGCGAGTCGGCCAGGGAGTGTTAACCATCCTCGTCGTGTTTCACCTGACGTTCGTGCTCGTGCGGTTCATGCCGGGGAATCCGTTCGAGGCGATGTACGCGCAGATGCTGTCGGATAATCCGAGCAATCCGGACGCCGCTCGTCGACTGGTCGAACTCACGATAAACATCCACCCGGACGATCCGATGCACGTGCAGTACGTAGAATACATGTCCTCGATGTTGCAGGGTGATCTCGGCCACTCGCTATCCCAGAACCAGTCGGTCAACCAGATCCTCGCCGAGGCGGTGCCGTGGACGATCTTCTACATGTCCATCGCGATGATAATCACGTTCGTGACGAGCATCTGTCTCGGGGCGATCATGGCCTACTACGAGGGTTCGAAGTTCGACACCGCGATGACCGTCGTCGCCGTCATCGAGAGTTCGACGCCGTACTACGTCGCCGCGCTCCTCCTGTCGTTCGTCTTCGCCTACCAGCTCGGCTGGTTCCCCACCGGCGCGCGGTACCCGGGCGGCGCGGATATCGGGCTCAACGCCGAGTTCGTCCTCGGCGCGTTACGCCACGCCTCGTTACCGGTCCTCTCGTTGATCGTTACGGGCGCGGCCGCCTCGCTCGGCATGCGCGGGAACTCCATCAGCGTCCTGGGCGCCGATCACATTCGCGTCGCTCGCCTTCGGGGGCTCCCGCCGACGAGAATCGCGCTGCGATACGTCATGCGAAACGCCCTGCTGCCGCTTTACACCGGTCTGCTGCTGACGATCGGCTTCATGATCGGCGGCTCGATCATCCTCGAGGACATATTCACCTACCGCGGGATGGGGTGGTATATGTTCGAGGGCGTGCAAAACCGCGACTACCCGCTCATGGTCGGTGGGTTCACCGTGATCTGTATCACGGTCGTCATCGCGATGTTCGTCGCGGACCTCACGTACAGCCGCATCGATCCGCGGGCGAAGACCGGCGGCGACGACATGCAGGTGTACGGCAGCTCCGCGGGCGTCCCGCTGCGAACGCAGTTCAAGCGCTACATCCGGCGGCTGACGAACAACACTACGGAGCCGCGAGCGGACGGCGGCACCACCGACCACGCGTTCTTCGGCGAGGAGCGGGCGATCGACGTCGACCGTAGGGACGTGCTGTACCGGAAGTTCGATCGGTCGATCTACGCACCGGCGAAGATCGTGCTGAGCGACTGGCGCGGCTTCCTCGGCGTGACGATCACGATCGCGTTCGTCCTGCTCGGGACGCTCGGGCCGCGGTTCGTTCACAGCCCGACCGCCACGTTCGAAACCTGGGTGTCCCCGCTCGACGGAAATCTCTCACACCCGCTGGGGACGACGAACACCGGAGCCGATATCCTCTCGCTGATGGTTCACGGAACGACGCCCGTCCTCATCATGATCACCGCTGGCGCGATCGCAACAGTCGTCCTGGGCGTCGGCATCGGCGCGACCGCCGGATTCCGCGGCGGAACGACCGACCGAGTCCTCATGACGCTCTGTGACATCGTCGTCTCGATCCCCGGTCTCCCCCTGATTATCGTCATCGCGGCAATCATCGAACCGCGCCATCCGGCGATGGTCGGTCTCGTGCTCTCGGTCGCCGCGTGGGGCGGGCTCGGCCGGTCGATCCGTTCCGAAGTGCTCAAGGTCAGGAGCCAGGAGTACGTCGAAGCGGCCCGTTCGATGGGCGTCGGGACGGTTTCGACGATCGTCAAGGATATCCTCCCCAACATCTGGCCGTACGTCCTCATCAACCTCGCCAACCACGCGCGCAACATCATCTTCGCCTCGGTGGCCCTGTACTACCTCGGCTTCCTCCCGGTCAGCACGCAGAACTGGGGCGTCGTCCTCAACAACGCGGAGGAGGCACACGCCCTCTACTCCGTCGGGCAGATTCACTACATCCTCGCGCCGACGCTGTTCATCATCGGGCTCTCGATGGGGCTGATCCTCATCGCCCAGGCGCTGGACCGCATCAGCAACCCGCGGATCCGGGCTCGCCACGCGAAGTCTGTCGACGACGACGAACCCGTCTGA
- a CDS encoding IclR family transcriptional regulator: MGTHNTSDGRTIKSLERGFEIIETLVGLEGARLTDVSTAVGLSASTTHTYLQTLIETGYVRRVGDRYELSLRFLQQGGRVRQSVDVYDVARPEVDRLARETNEVASLGIEEDGQRVLIYKSEGNNAIYDNAPTGEYTNMHWSALGKALLSRYSRAELEAIVDEYGLEAQTDRTITDVETLRAELEQIRGRGYSIENEERRVGIRSVGVPIVTDDDDVIGALSISGPKNRINDAWIEETAVPLLRNAANIVEVKYVHN; encoded by the coding sequence ATGGGAACTCACAACACGAGCGATGGCCGGACGATCAAGTCACTCGAGCGAGGCTTCGAGATCATCGAAACGCTGGTCGGACTCGAGGGAGCGCGGCTGACGGACGTTTCGACGGCGGTCGGTCTCTCGGCGAGTACGACCCACACCTATCTCCAGACCCTGATTGAGACGGGATACGTCAGACGCGTCGGCGACCGGTACGAGCTCAGCCTGCGATTTCTCCAGCAGGGCGGCCGCGTTCGACAGTCGGTCGACGTCTACGACGTGGCGCGGCCGGAGGTCGACAGGCTCGCCAGGGAGACGAACGAGGTCGCGTCGCTCGGGATCGAAGAGGACGGACAGCGGGTGCTCATCTACAAGTCCGAGGGTAACAACGCCATCTACGACAACGCGCCGACGGGCGAGTACACGAACATGCACTGGAGCGCGCTGGGGAAAGCGCTGCTCTCGCGCTACTCGCGGGCGGAGCTCGAGGCGATCGTCGACGAGTACGGCCTCGAAGCACAAACCGATCGGACGATCACGGACGTCGAGACGCTGCGGGCGGAGCTCGAGCAGATCCGAGGCCGGGGGTACTCGATAGAGAACGAGGAACGTCGTGTAGGAATTCGGTCGGTCGGCGTTCCCATCGTCACCGACGACGACGACGTGATCGGCGCGCTCTCCATCTCCGGGCCGAAAAATCGGATCAACGACGCCTGGATCGAGGAGACCGCCGTTCCGCTGCTCCGGAACGCGGCCAACATCGTCGAGGTGAAGTACGTCCACAACTGA
- the uxaC gene encoding glucuronate isomerase has protein sequence MSFLGEDYLLETDAARELYDTIADLPIVDPHTHADVAEIVENDGWDDVWEVEAATDHYVWALMRDCGVDEELITGDASNREKWTALAEVFPQFAGNPTYEWVHLDLRRRFGIEKRISAETADEIWAETSAQIADESMRPQQLLEAMNVDVVGSTDDPTDDLAYHERAADEVPGVDIVPTWRADRAVKIDRLEWTTFVDDLEAATGIETDAFDGFCEALAATHDYFDERGCRASDLGIEQPVSRPVSERRAREVFRRRIAGGSLSERAVGDFQAFLFEFVGELNAEKDWVTQLHLGPVRNYRDELFERLGPAGGDISTQNVELAGSLEHFVNEFDGETEIVLYAIDPTHYPTVATMARVFPHVTVGPAWWFNDSPFGVEQQLEYVGTVELLSQHAGMVSDSRKLLSYGSRFEMFRRSLANVVGKQVERGQVPMDVAQDLVERLAYERPNELYGF, from the coding sequence ATGAGCTTCCTCGGTGAGGACTACCTGCTCGAGACGGACGCCGCACGAGAGCTGTACGACACGATCGCGGACCTGCCGATCGTCGATCCGCACACTCACGCGGACGTCGCGGAGATCGTCGAGAACGACGGCTGGGACGACGTCTGGGAGGTCGAAGCGGCGACCGATCACTACGTCTGGGCCCTGATGCGCGACTGCGGCGTCGACGAGGAGCTGATTACCGGCGACGCGTCGAACCGCGAGAAGTGGACCGCGCTCGCGGAGGTCTTCCCGCAGTTCGCGGGCAACCCGACCTACGAGTGGGTCCACCTGGATCTACGGCGTCGATTCGGCATCGAGAAACGGATCTCGGCGGAGACGGCGGACGAGATCTGGGCGGAAACGAGCGCGCAGATCGCCGACGAGTCGATGCGGCCGCAACAGCTCTTGGAAGCGATGAACGTCGACGTCGTCGGCAGCACCGACGACCCGACGGACGACCTCGCATACCACGAGCGCGCCGCCGACGAGGTGCCCGGCGTCGATATCGTTCCGACGTGGCGCGCCGATCGGGCCGTGAAGATCGACCGACTCGAGTGGACCACCTTCGTCGACGACCTCGAGGCCGCGACCGGAATCGAGACCGACGCGTTCGACGGGTTCTGCGAGGCGCTCGCGGCGACTCACGACTACTTCGACGAGCGCGGCTGCCGAGCCAGCGACCTGGGCATCGAACAGCCCGTCTCCCGGCCCGTCAGCGAGCGACGCGCGCGGGAGGTGTTCCGACGGCGGATCGCGGGTGGCTCGCTCTCCGAACGCGCGGTCGGCGACTTCCAGGCGTTCCTCTTCGAGTTCGTGGGCGAGTTGAACGCCGAGAAGGACTGGGTCACACAGCTCCACCTCGGCCCCGTGCGCAACTACCGCGACGAGCTGTTCGAGCGGCTGGGACCCGCCGGCGGCGACATCTCCACCCAGAATGTCGAGCTCGCCGGCTCGCTCGAGCACTTCGTCAACGAGTTCGACGGCGAAACCGAGATCGTGCTCTACGCGATCGATCCCACCCACTACCCGACGGTCGCGACGATGGCTCGCGTCTTCCCGCACGTCACCGTCGGCCCCGCCTGGTGGTTCAACGACAGTCCCTTCGGCGTGGAACAGCAACTCGAGTACGTCGGCACGGTGGAACTGCTCTCCCAGCACGCCGGGATGGTCAGCGACTCGCGGAAGTTGCTCTCCTACGGCTCGCGCTTCGAGATGTTCCGTCGATCGCTCGCGAACGTCGTCGGCAAGCAGGTCGAGCGCGGGCAGGTGCCGATGGACGTGGCGCAGGATCTCGTCGAACGGCTCGCCTACGAGCGGCCGAACGAGCTGTACGGGTTCTGA
- a CDS encoding LLM class flavin-dependent oxidoreductase: MSRSDLSDLTFGCQVVAYGDVPGTIEQAKRVEEAGFDLVTLPDHLFHPTGSEEFLVEPPWEVFSVLGAIAQHTDRATLMPGVTDSVRRHPTELAHATATLDRMTDGRAGLGIGAGEAFNFVPIEDVDWDDPFTRFVEAVKIVDGLWNSTPDERFSFDGDLFRLEDAHMGLKPVQEPRPPLWVGGYGRSMRGFAGAVADGWFPWIHSPEQYAADLDRVVSVAEDRGRDPDAIDRAVMVPTTVTEDADEARAIGIERNRTSLAFRPPLLADMGYEEIAEETPIMWEMAFDEKQERQLLAAAERIPDAAVDEVTISGDPERAIERIEAFVDAGVDNLVLIPVGDFEETMRHYEETIIPHFRE; the protein is encoded by the coding sequence ATGAGTAGATCCGATTTGAGCGACCTCACCTTCGGATGTCAGGTCGTCGCGTACGGCGACGTTCCCGGAACGATCGAACAGGCAAAGCGCGTCGAGGAGGCGGGGTTCGACCTCGTTACGCTCCCCGATCACCTCTTCCACCCGACAGGCTCCGAAGAGTTCCTCGTCGAACCGCCGTGGGAGGTCTTTAGCGTCCTCGGCGCGATCGCACAGCACACCGATCGAGCGACCCTGATGCCGGGGGTCACCGACTCGGTGCGACGCCATCCGACCGAACTCGCACACGCTACCGCGACGCTCGATCGGATGACCGACGGGCGCGCGGGGCTCGGAATCGGCGCCGGCGAGGCGTTCAACTTCGTCCCGATCGAGGACGTCGACTGGGACGACCCGTTCACGCGGTTCGTCGAGGCGGTGAAGATCGTCGACGGCCTCTGGAACTCCACCCCCGACGAGCGCTTCTCGTTCGACGGCGACCTCTTCCGACTCGAGGACGCTCACATGGGCCTGAAGCCGGTCCAGGAGCCCCGGCCGCCGCTGTGGGTCGGCGGCTACGGACGGAGCATGCGCGGGTTCGCCGGTGCGGTCGCCGACGGCTGGTTCCCCTGGATCCACTCGCCCGAGCAGTACGCCGCGGATCTCGACCGCGTGGTCTCGGTCGCCGAGGACAGGGGTCGCGATCCCGACGCGATCGATCGCGCGGTGATGGTGCCCACGACGGTCACCGAGGACGCGGACGAGGCTCGAGCGATCGGGATCGAGCGCAACCGAACGAGCCTGGCGTTCCGACCGCCGCTGCTGGCCGACATGGGGTACGAGGAGATCGCCGAGGAGACGCCGATCATGTGGGAGATGGCCTTCGACGAGAAACAGGAGCGGCAGTTGCTGGCGGCCGCGGAACGAATTCCGGACGCGGCCGTCGACGAAGTGACGATCTCCGGCGACCCCGAGCGGGCGATCGAGCGCATCGAGGCGTTCGTCGACGCCGGCGTCGACAATCTGGTGCTCATCCCCGTCGGCGACTTCGAGGAGACGATGCGCCACTACGAGGAGACGATCATCCCGCACTTCCGGGAGTAG
- a CDS encoding mannonate dehydratase, with protein MSLETSSDALSNEFDDLPMRVGLGQFMDPSEKRLRYIKQLGVDDVLLNMYQYDPDYEHMPDNERMPLEGDGEWSVENLIALRERVEAAGIRLNAIENVPISFYEDVMLNGPKRDEQLGKLKRTIRNMGEAGIPSFGYHWAPAGVWRTGSETVRGGATVSAFDADELDDGYTHDREYTGEVLWENYEYFLEEVVPVAEEAGIDLCLHPNDPPMERLGGVPQLFRNFENFKRAMDLVPSDNHGLDLCLGCWSQMGEDLEEVIRYFGERGEIFYVHFRDVEGTVPKFNETFVDEGNYDEYGLLALLDQVGFDGIMIPDHTPHLENDTDWEHRGRAFTVGYLRGMLRGRVSEPRGE; from the coding sequence ATGTCTCTCGAGACTAGCAGCGACGCCCTATCGAACGAGTTCGACGACCTGCCGATGCGAGTCGGTCTCGGTCAGTTCATGGACCCGAGCGAGAAGCGACTCCGCTACATCAAGCAACTCGGAGTCGACGACGTACTCCTGAACATGTACCAGTACGACCCCGACTACGAGCACATGCCCGATAACGAGCGGATGCCTCTCGAGGGCGACGGCGAGTGGTCGGTCGAGAATCTGATCGCACTCCGCGAGCGCGTCGAAGCGGCGGGGATCCGCCTCAACGCCATCGAAAACGTTCCGATTTCGTTCTACGAGGACGTCATGCTGAACGGCCCGAAGCGCGACGAACAGCTCGGAAAACTCAAGCGGACGATCCGGAACATGGGCGAAGCGGGGATTCCGAGCTTCGGTTACCACTGGGCGCCCGCGGGCGTGTGGCGGACCGGCTCCGAGACGGTTCGGGGCGGCGCCACGGTCTCCGCGTTCGACGCCGACGAGCTCGACGACGGGTACACCCACGACCGCGAGTACACCGGGGAGGTGCTCTGGGAGAACTACGAGTACTTCCTCGAGGAGGTCGTCCCGGTCGCCGAGGAAGCTGGGATCGATCTCTGCCTCCATCCCAACGACCCGCCGATGGAGCGCCTCGGTGGCGTTCCGCAGCTGTTCCGGAACTTCGAGAACTTCAAGCGCGCGATGGACCTCGTGCCGAGTGACAACCACGGGCTCGATCTCTGTCTCGGCTGCTGGTCGCAGATGGGCGAGGATCTCGAGGAGGTGATCCGCTACTTCGGCGAACGGGGCGAGATCTTCTACGTTCACTTCCGCGACGTCGAGGGGACCGTGCCGAAGTTCAACGAGACGTTCGTCGACGAGGGCAACTACGACGAGTACGGGCTGCTCGCGCTGCTCGATCAGGTCGGCTTCGACGGGATCATGATCCCCGACCACACGCCCCACCTCGAGAACGACACCGACTGGGAACACCGCGGACGCGCCTTTACCGTCGGCTACCTTCGCGGCATGCTTCGCGGTCGCGTCAGCGAACCGCGCGGCGAGTGA
- a CDS encoding endo-1,4-beta-xylanase, translated as MSTEQGQPTLRDVADEREFTIGAAIDPDSLRRDPSYWKTASSEFNAVTPENALKMGALRPSRHTYDFRDADAIVDFGRENDMYVRGHTLVWHNQKPDWFQAWDHTDEQIEAFLRNHIHTVAGRYRATIDAWDVVNEAVDDDGSTRRTVWSDAMGEGYIADAFRWADEVTDADLYYNDYGADEVNEKSDAIYDLLERLLERDVPIDGVGFQLHALAAHPDPESIAENIERFRALGLDVQITEMDVAFPDDDVPADAAERQADYYRAVVEACLEAGCETIVTWGVHDGGTWLRSFKDFGERYSGDPLLFDDRYERKPAYRAVRNALEKHRER; from the coding sequence ATGTCAACCGAGCAAGGCCAGCCGACGCTTCGAGACGTCGCCGACGAGCGCGAGTTCACCATCGGGGCCGCGATCGATCCTGATTCGCTCCGGCGCGATCCGAGTTACTGGAAGACGGCCTCGAGCGAATTCAACGCCGTCACGCCCGAGAACGCCCTGAAGATGGGGGCGCTGCGACCGTCGCGACACACCTACGACTTCAGGGACGCCGACGCGATCGTCGACTTCGGGCGCGAGAACGATATGTACGTCCGCGGGCACACCCTCGTGTGGCACAACCAGAAACCCGACTGGTTCCAAGCGTGGGACCACACCGACGAACAAATCGAGGCGTTCCTCCGCAATCACATTCACACCGTCGCCGGCCGCTACCGGGCGACGATCGACGCCTGGGACGTCGTCAACGAGGCCGTCGACGACGACGGCTCGACGCGCCGGACGGTCTGGTCCGACGCGATGGGCGAGGGATACATCGCGGACGCGTTCAGGTGGGCCGACGAGGTCACCGACGCCGACCTCTACTACAACGACTACGGCGCCGACGAGGTAAACGAGAAGTCCGACGCCATCTACGACCTCCTCGAGAGGCTGCTTGAGCGGGACGTGCCGATCGACGGCGTCGGATTCCAGCTCCACGCGCTGGCCGCCCACCCGGACCCCGAGTCGATCGCCGAAAACATCGAGCGCTTCCGGGCGCTCGGACTCGACGTGCAGATCACCGAGATGGACGTCGCGTTCCCCGACGACGACGTGCCGGCGGACGCCGCAGAGCGCCAGGCCGACTACTACCGCGCGGTCGTCGAGGCCTGCCTCGAGGCGGGCTGTGAGACGATCGTCACGTGGGGGGTCCACGACGGGGGCACGTGGCTGCGCAGCTTCAAGGACTTCGGCGAGCGCTACTCCGGCGACCCGCTGCTGTTCGACGATCGATACGAACGCAAGCCGGCGTATCGCGCGGTCCGGAACGCACTCGAGAAGCACCGAGAGCGGTGA